Genomic segment of Mycolicibacterium psychrotolerans:
CGTCGAGAAGGAACAGGGCGGCCTGCGCGCCGTCGGGCAGCAGCACCCCGACGCCTCGGTTGGGCAGCAGGAAGTCGAGGCGGCAGGCCGTCGTCCATACCGCGACACCGTCGAGAACAGTCATCGCTGAACCACTTTCGGCATGCCGATGGGCGTCGGCACCATGCGCCCCGCGCTGCGGGTGAAGCTCACCGTGGGGTCCTCGACGCCGGGCGCGTTGACGAACGACACGAATCGCGCCAGCTTGTCCGGGTCCTCGAGCACACCCTTCCACTCGCACGCGTAGCCCTCGACGTGCCGGGTGATCGCGGCCTCGAATTCGGCTGCCAGACCCAGCGAGTCGTCACACACCACCTCACGCACATGCTCGAGGCCCTTGTCCTCGACCCACGGCGCCGTGCGCTGCAGCCGGTCAGCGGTGCGGATGTAGAACATCAGGAACCGGTCGACGTAGCGCACCAGCGTGTCGTCGTCGAGGTCGCCGGCCAGCAGCTCGGCGTGGCGCGGCGTCATGCCGCCGTTGCCGCCGACGTAGAGGTTCCAGCCGTTCTCGGTGGCGATCACGCCGACGTCCTTGCTGCGTGCCTCCGCGCATTCCCGTGCGCACCCGGACACCCCCATCTTGATCTTGTGCGGGGCGCGCAGCCCGCGGTAGCGCATCTCGAGGTTCACCGCCATCTGCACCGAGTCCTGTTGGCCGTAGCGGCACCAGTCGCTGCCCACGCAGCTCTTGACCGTGCGAAGCGCCTTGCCGTACGCGTGCCCGGATTCCATCCCGCCGTCGACCAGGCGACGCCAGATCTCGGGCAGCTGGTCGACCCGGGCGCCGAACACGTCGATGCGCTGACCGCCGGTGATCTTGGTGTAGAGGCCGAAGTCCCTGGCGATCTCGCCGATCAGGATCAGGTGCTCGGGCGTGATGTCCCCGCCGGGCACCCGCGGCACCACCGAGTAGCTGCCGTTGCGCTGGATGTTGGCCAGGAAGTGATCGTTGGAGTCCTGCAGCGAGGCCTGTTCCCCGTCGAGGATGTGCTCCGTGCTGGTGGAGGCGAGAATCGACGCCACCACCGGTTTGCAGATGTCGCAACCCTTTCCGGACCCGAATCGCTCGATCAGCCCGGAGAAGGTGCGGATCTCGGTGGCGGTGACGATTTCGAACAGCTCGGCACGCGACTGCGGAAAGTGTTCGCACAGCGCCGTGGACTGCTCGACACCCTGGGCGTCGAGCAGCTGCTTGAGCAGCGGCACGCACGAACCGCAGGACGTGCCGGCCCTGGTGCACGCCTTCAGCCCCGGCACGTCGCAGCAGCCGGCGGCGATCGCGTCGGTGACCTCGCCCTTGGTCACGTTGTTGCACGAGCAGATCTGGGCGGTCGCCGGCAGTGCGCCGACCCCGACGGTGGCCGCGCCGCCGTCGGATCCGGCGGGGGTCAGGAATGCCAGCGGGTCACCCGGCAGCTTCTCGCCGACCATCGGGCGCAACACCCCGTAGGCCGAGGCGTCGCCGACCAGGATCCCGCCCAGCAGCGTCGACGCGTCGTCGGAGAGCACCAGCTTGGCGTAGGTCTGCCGCACCGCGTCGTTGACGGCCACCTCCAGGCAGTCCGGGGTGGCACCCATCGCGTCGCCGAAACTCGCGACGTCGACACCGAAAAGCTTGAGTTTGGTCGACATGTCCGCGGTGCCGAACTCCGCTGCGCCGCCGAGCAATCGGTCGGCGACCACCTCGGCGCTGGTGTAACCGGGTCCCACCAGGCCGTAGCACCGGCCGTCGATGGCGGCGACCTCGCCGATGGCGTATATCCGTGGATCTCTTGTCGCGCAAGAAGAGTCGGTGAGCACACCGCCGCGTTCGGCGATCGCCAGGCCCGCGGCGCGGGCGAGCTCGTCGCGCGGCCGCACGCCCGCCGCGAACACCACCACCCCCGCGTCCACCGTCTGCCCGTCGCTCAGGGCCACCCGCACCCCCGCTTCGGTCGGCTCGATCCGTTCGGTGCCGACCCCGACGTGCACGTCGATGCCCAGCGCGCCGACCATCCGGCCCAGCAGAGCACCGCCGGCCTCGTCGAGTTGCTGCGCCATCAACCGCGGCGCCATCTCCACCACGTGCGGGGTCAACCCGAAGCTGCGCAGCGCGTTGGCCGCCTCCAGACCCAGCAGCCCGCCTCCGATGACGACACCGGTGGCGTCACCGGAGGCGGCGGCTACTGCTCGGGCCGCGTCGGCCCGGATCGCGTCGAGGTCGTCCAGCGTGCGGTACACGTGACACTGCGGCAGGTCGTGGCCGGGTACCGGCGGCACGAACGCCGAGGAGCCGGTGGCCAGCACCAGCGCGTCGTAACCGAACTCGGCGCCGTCGGCCGTGGTCACCGTGGTGGCGGCCGTATCCAGCGCGGTGACGCGCCTGCCGAGTCGCACGTCGACGAGGTCGTCTCCGCGGTAGAGGTTGCCGGGGAGCGCGAGCCGGGGACGCTCCCAGTGCTCGGTGTACCCGGTCAGGCCGACCCGGTCATAGGCGGCATCGAGTTCCTCGGCCAGCACCGTCACCTGCCAGCGGTTCTCGGTGTCGCGGGAACGCAGAGCCTCGACGAAGCGGTGCGCGACCATGCCGTGGCCGACGACCACGACGCGTGAAGTGTGCATGGCGCTGAGGCTAGGAACCCGATATTGCCGCTGTGTCGCGCCGTGTGAAGCGCCCATCACGGTGTGCTCACCGCACC
This window contains:
- the nirB gene encoding nitrite reductase large subunit NirB — translated: MHTSRVVVVGHGMVAHRFVEALRSRDTENRWQVTVLAEELDAAYDRVGLTGYTEHWERPRLALPGNLYRGDDLVDVRLGRRVTALDTAATTVTTADGAEFGYDALVLATGSSAFVPPVPGHDLPQCHVYRTLDDLDAIRADAARAVAAASGDATGVVIGGGLLGLEAANALRSFGLTPHVVEMAPRLMAQQLDEAGGALLGRMVGALGIDVHVGVGTERIEPTEAGVRVALSDGQTVDAGVVVFAAGVRPRDELARAAGLAIAERGGVLTDSSCATRDPRIYAIGEVAAIDGRCYGLVGPGYTSAEVVADRLLGGAAEFGTADMSTKLKLFGVDVASFGDAMGATPDCLEVAVNDAVRQTYAKLVLSDDASTLLGGILVGDASAYGVLRPMVGEKLPGDPLAFLTPAGSDGGAATVGVGALPATAQICSCNNVTKGEVTDAIAAGCCDVPGLKACTRAGTSCGSCVPLLKQLLDAQGVEQSTALCEHFPQSRAELFEIVTATEIRTFSGLIERFGSGKGCDICKPVVASILASTSTEHILDGEQASLQDSNDHFLANIQRNGSYSVVPRVPGGDITPEHLILIGEIARDFGLYTKITGGQRIDVFGARVDQLPEIWRRLVDGGMESGHAYGKALRTVKSCVGSDWCRYGQQDSVQMAVNLEMRYRGLRAPHKIKMGVSGCARECAEARSKDVGVIATENGWNLYVGGNGGMTPRHAELLAGDLDDDTLVRYVDRFLMFYIRTADRLQRTAPWVEDKGLEHVREVVCDDSLGLAAEFEAAITRHVEGYACEWKGVLEDPDKLARFVSFVNAPGVEDPTVSFTRSAGRMVPTPIGMPKVVQR